A portion of the Lysinibacillus timonensis genome contains these proteins:
- the flgL gene encoding flagellar hook-associated protein FlgL translates to MRVTQSMLSNNMLRNLSNNYSKMSELQNQITTGKKITKPSQDPVVAIKGMSYRTDINKVEQFTRNISQVYSWLDSSDDALGQVGDALTRVKELTVQAANDTNTADDREKIRIEIEQIRTQIQDVANTKVADKFIFSGTNTQKPVYVEALGNDGVTYRVLNQVELDGDGNQISPVDSNGDPIILSDPITAADGKVNMEVFDGIQLQVNTSDAAKLFKDVDKLMADISAALESSDGEEIGDLLGGLADGTDDTLSEVQNKVLEARADVGARQNRVEMMENRLSTHEINVTEQMSANEDVDYEKAITNLITQESIHNAALSVGSKIIQSTLVDFIR, encoded by the coding sequence ATGCGTGTAACACAATCAATGTTATCTAATAACATGCTAAGAAATTTAAGTAACAATTACAGTAAAATGTCTGAATTACAAAATCAAATAACTACGGGCAAAAAGATAACGAAACCATCTCAAGATCCTGTTGTTGCTATAAAAGGGATGAGCTACCGTACAGATATCAATAAGGTAGAACAATTTACTCGTAATATTTCTCAAGTTTATTCTTGGTTGGATTCATCAGATGATGCTCTTGGTCAAGTTGGAGATGCATTGACTCGTGTAAAAGAGTTAACTGTACAAGCAGCGAATGATACTAATACAGCAGATGACCGTGAAAAAATTAGAATAGAAATTGAGCAAATTCGAACTCAAATCCAAGATGTTGCTAATACAAAAGTTGCTGATAAATTTATATTCAGTGGGACTAATACTCAAAAACCTGTTTATGTAGAAGCATTAGGTAATGATGGAGTTACATATCGAGTACTAAATCAAGTTGAATTGGATGGAGATGGAAACCAAATCTCCCCTGTTGATAGTAATGGAGACCCTATTATACTTAGTGACCCAATAACTGCAGCAGATGGAAAAGTAAATATGGAAGTTTTTGACGGGATTCAACTGCAAGTAAATACATCAGATGCTGCTAAGCTTTTTAAGGATGTTGACAAACTTATGGCTGATATTTCAGCGGCACTTGAGTCATCTGATGGAGAGGAAATAGGGGATCTTTTAGGGGGACTAGCTGATGGAACGGATGATACTTTGTCTGAAGTTCAAAATAAAGTATTAGAAGCACGTGCAGATGTAGGTGCACGACAAAATCGTGTTGAAATGATGGAAAATCGTTTATCAACACATGAAATAAATGTAACTGAGCAAATGTCTGCAAATGAAGATGTAGATTATGAAAAAGCAATAACAAACTTAATTACCCAGGAATCGATTCATAATGCTGCATTATCAGTCGGATCAAAAATCATTCAATCGACTTTAGTAGACTTTATAAGATAA
- a CDS encoding DUF6470 family protein, producing MNVPKLQIHTINAKLNLSIQQPKQYIEQPPAELEIKQPPAEITINVEEGQLFIDASQARSDYGFATIRELEKRVAQKGYQDLLDGIARRAREGFQLMNIGKNSNALQSIAKSKTSPNSKPLGITFIPSANSVKIEYQPADVQINVQTKEPIINSKINKPIHNYTPGKVDIEMLQYPSVSIDWLV from the coding sequence TTGAATGTTCCAAAATTACAAATACATACCATTAACGCAAAACTGAACCTTTCTATACAACAACCAAAACAGTATATAGAACAACCTCCTGCTGAGTTGGAAATAAAACAACCTCCTGCAGAGATAACTATAAATGTTGAGGAAGGTCAATTATTTATTGATGCTTCTCAAGCAAGAAGTGATTATGGATTTGCTACAATCCGGGAATTGGAAAAAAGAGTGGCGCAAAAAGGATATCAAGATTTGTTAGATGGTATTGCTAGAAGGGCAAGAGAAGGTTTTCAACTTATGAATATTGGGAAGAATAGCAATGCACTCCAATCCATTGCCAAATCTAAGACATCGCCCAATTCTAAACCATTGGGGATTACGTTTATCCCTAGTGCAAATTCTGTAAAGATTGAATATCAACCAGCAGATGTACAAATAAATGTCCAAACAAAAGAACCAATCATTAATTCGAAAATAAATAAACCAATACATAACTACACTCCTGGAAAAGTAGATATCGAAATGCTTCAATATCCATCTGTAAGTATTGATTGGTTAGTCTAA